Genomic DNA from Roseofilum casamattae BLCC-M143:
AGTTGCCGGAAAGTGCTGTCCGATAATCTCCCACACGCTTTGGCCGCGGCTGGTGAGAGAAGAGCCTAAGTCCAGTTGCAATAAGCTGCCTAAGTAATTGAGGTATTGCAATCCCAAGGGTAAATCTAATCCCAACTGTTGCCTCAGTTCTGCTTTGGCTGCGGCAGAAGCTCTAGCCCCGTAAATCGCATCGACAGGATCGCCAGGAGTCGCTCGCAACAAGAGAAAGACGAGAGTGACGATCAGCCAGATCATTAATGGGGCCAGCAGCAAACGAGCCAGAATATAGTACTGGAGAGCCTTAGAGCGAGACATGATTGCAAGTTGATGGTTGAGTGTTGCCTAATTATCGCACCCAGGTTGAGAATTTGAGATACTCGATCGCAATACTCATCTTGCCTGAATCTAATCATTCAATTTACCTAATAAAAAATAGGTCATCATCTCGCCTTTTCCTTTAATCGAAATTTTACCGCGTTCTTCAAAACGATAGCGATCTTTGAGGTGTTGATAGGTTTCATGGGTCACTTGAATTTTCCCCGGTTCTCCTCGCGTTTCCATGCGACTGGCGACATTTACCGCATCTCCCCACAGATCGTAACTAAATTTTTTAATGCCAATAACTCCCGCAACCGCTGAACCTGTATTAATCCCGATGCGAAGTTGAAACGGTTTTCGATCCTGCCCGTGAAATTCTTGAATAGCCGATTGCATTTCTAATGCCATTTGCGCGATCGCATCGGCATGATTTTCTTGAGGAAGGGGAATGCCACTGACTACCATATAAGCATCACCAATGGTCTTTATTTTTTCCAAACCATGGCGATCTGCCAGGCGATCGAAAGTCGAAAAAATTTTATTGAGAAGATCGACTAATTGAATCGGACGCATGGAGGCAGAGAGAGCAGTAAAACCGACAATATCAGCAAATAAGATCGTCACTTCATCAAATTGTTCTGCAAGAGATCCTTGATGTTGTTTGAGTTTTTCTGCTACGATAGCGGGCAAAATATTGAGTAATAGACGATCTGATTTCCCTTTCTCTATTTGTAGGGATTCATTTTTTTCTTGCAGTTTCTTTTGGAGGTTGCGGATCGTTAGCTGATTGTCCAATCTCGCTACGACTTCTTCCACATGAAAGGGTTTAGTTATATAGTCTACACCACCAACAGCAAAAGCTTTCACTTTATCAAAAACATCATCTAAAGCGCTAATAAAAATAATTGGAATATTAGCTGTTTTGGGATCGGCTTTGAGGTTCTGACAAACTTTGTAACCATCTATATCCGGCATCATCACATCTAAGAGGATCAAATCTGGAGGCGCATTTTTGACAACTTTAAGAGCAAGAGTTCCATTCGGAACTTTACGAGTTTTATAACCTTGTTCGCCAAGCATAGTTGATAATAGCCTTAAATTATCTGGCATGTCGTCTACCAATAAAATATCGCCTTTTGAAGAAGAATGTTGCATGGGATTTTAGCAATAAAAAGATCTTACAAATTACAAACAATATATATTTAATTAGGATCTAGAAATAACTTCGCTTTGGCTCAATTCTAAGAGGCGATCGAGTTGAAAGTTTTCAACCAATTCAGATAGGGATCTTGCTAAATTTTGATAGGCGGGATCGAGATGTTGAATGAGAGCCATCATTTCTCCATCATCCGCACTACTGGCCGCTTCATAAAACTGCTGTCGCCATAGATCGGGTAACTGGGAGAAAGTTTCTGGATTTAAAGCGATCGTTTCCTCCTCAGTTGTGTTCTCATGCTCGGCATAAATAAACTTTGTCCCCAGATGTTTGGTCATGCGATCGCACAACTCTTCAAGGCGAAAAGGCTTGCGAATAAAGTCATCGCATCCTGCTGCTAAAACATTGACTTTTTCGGACTCAAATGCACTAGCAGTCACGGCAACGATCGCGACGCGATTTCGGTTTTCTAAGGCTTCGCGATCGCGAATTATTTGCGTTGCTTTGTAACCATCCATTATCGGCATTCGCATATCCATCCAAATTAAGTCTGGTTGCCATGTTTCCCACAAAGCGATCGCCTCTCGACCATTTTCTGCATCCTGAATCTCCATATTGAAAGGTTCTAGCATTTGTCGCAAAACTAAACGATTCTCCCATTTATCATCGGCGACAACCGCGCGATAGAGAGGTTGCCCTTCTGCGAAAGCGATCGCGGTTTTCTCCAGTACTTCCGCTTGAATGTCTGAGGCTTTTGTCTCGAGTACGGTAATTGTAAAGTAAAATTGAGTTCCTCGCCCAACTTGACTATCTACGCGCAGATCGCCTCCCATTAACTGCACGAATTGACGACTAATCGGTAAACCCAACCCCGTTCCTTCCCCAGAATTGCGCCCTGTTTCCGTCTGTACAAAAGGCTGAAATAAATTCTCCAACTCTTCTGCAACAATACCCGGTCCCGTATCTCGGACTGCAAATGCGATCTGTTGTTGGTTTTGGGTTGATGACTGGTGACTGGTGACTGATAGCTGTACTTGCCCTTCTTCAGTAAATTTTATCCCATTACCGAGTAAATTAATGAGAATTTGCCGTAATTTTCCCCGATCGCCTTTAATATACTGAGGTACGTCTGGCGATCGCTCGACTTGAAATGATAATCCTTTTTTCTCTGCTTGCAATTGCAAGAGTTTAAACAAACTATCGAGCAGATAGTAGAGATCGAAACTTTCTACATTCAGGATCGTGCGTCCGGCTTCAATTTTCGACATTTCCAGCACGTCATTAATTAATTCGAGCAGATGTTCTCCACTACGACTTACAATCTTGAGATGTTCCCGATGCTTGCCTTGGAGATTGCGATCGCGCTCCATAACTTGCGTGAATCCCAAAATAGCATTAAGAGGGGTGCGAAGTTCGTGACTCATATTCGAGAGAAAGACACTTTTTGCACGGTTAGCAGCTTCAGCTTTATGACGTGCTTTTTCCGCCGTTTCAATGCTTTCAGCTAATTGTGCCGTTCGTTTTTTCACCTTTTCCTCTAAGTTGTGATTGAGTTCTTGCAGTTCGAGTTCCGCTTTTTTGCGATCGCTAATATCCTGTAAAAAGACGGAAAATCCCGACTCTTGCGGATAAACCCGAATCTCAAACCATCTTTGCAAATTGCGATCGTAAGATTCGAGTGCAACGGCTCCCGTACCTTCACAAATCATTGTGCGACGGCGAGGACAGCAAAGAACTTCGGGAACGGCAAATACATCTAAAAGATTATGCCGATACAGTTTTTTCAGAGGACAGTTTAATAAAATAGCCGTTTGCGGATTGGCATAGGTAATATCACTTTGCGAATCGATGGTGAGAAAAGCGTCAGTAATACTTTCCAGAATGTTAATGGTGTGACGGTTAGCCTGTTGAAAGCGATGCACGATCGACCAAGCCAGACCAACGACTAGAAATAAAAGCCAACTATAGGTATAAAATCGGTAGCGATTGGCTTTTTGAATGGCCTTGCGAGCGTAGCTATTATAAGTTATTTCTAATGTTTTACTGGTGCGATCGGTCGGGTTAATTAATAAGCTTTGGACAAGACGATCGAGAGACGGTTTGCAGTTTAAAATGATTTCGCCATGTCGTACGGCAAGTTGAATGAGTTTTTGGTATTCGCGATCGCTAACTCGACTGTTGAGTTCGAGAATATTGTCCAAATTACGGCGCACGATCGGTTCTCTTGTTTCATCAGCACTCAAGTTATAAACCAATAAATTTTGTAACAATTTATCGAGAGCAAGAAGCAACTGGCGATCGCTTTCTTCAAACGTAGTATCGTTGGCGAGACGCTGAGAAATATCCTCAACTAAAGTCGGAAGATAGCGTAAAGAATTCTTCAGCAGAGAATTTTGAGATTTAAATTTTTCAATAGTCTCTTCATGACGACTCAAAA
This window encodes:
- a CDS encoding adenylate/guanylate cyclase domain-containing protein; amino-acid sequence: MQHSSSKGDILLVDDMPDNLRLLSTMLGEQGYKTRKVPNGTLALKVVKNAPPDLILLDVMMPDIDGYKVCQNLKADPKTANIPIIFISALDDVFDKVKAFAVGGVDYITKPFHVEEVVARLDNQLTIRNLQKKLQEKNESLQIEKGKSDRLLLNILPAIVAEKLKQHQGSLAEQFDEVTILFADIVGFTALSASMRPIQLVDLLNKIFSTFDRLADRHGLEKIKTIGDAYMVVSGIPLPQENHADAIAQMALEMQSAIQEFHGQDRKPFQLRIGINTGSAVAGVIGIKKFSYDLWGDAVNVASRMETRGEPGKIQVTHETYQHLKDRYRFEERGKISIKGKGEMMTYFLLGKLND
- a CDS encoding DAHL domain-containing protein → MKIKYILFGVIFATASTVLFWLFRQSKAIDFTVNQSYQNALIRQQEQYATFNQDVLRTRYEFLVSYDSLTQQIKMLNFLQQELEEIPDFINSAGQKEIEELLRENQTLLSRHEETIEKFKSQNSLLKNSLRYLPTLVEDISQRLANDTTFEESDRQLLLALDKLLQNLLVYNLSADETREPIVRRNLDNILELNSRVSDREYQKLIQLAVRHGEIILNCKPSLDRLVQSLLINPTDRTSKTLEITYNSYARKAIQKANRYRFYTYSWLLFLVVGLAWSIVHRFQQANRHTINILESITDAFLTIDSQSDITYANPQTAILLNCPLKKLYRHNLLDVFAVPEVLCCPRRRTMICEGTGAVALESYDRNLQRWFEIRVYPQESGFSVFLQDISDRKKAELELQELNHNLEEKVKKRTAQLAESIETAEKARHKAEAANRAKSVFLSNMSHELRTPLNAILGFTQVMERDRNLQGKHREHLKIVSRSGEHLLELINDVLEMSKIEAGRTILNVESFDLYYLLDSLFKLLQLQAEKKGLSFQVERSPDVPQYIKGDRGKLRQILINLLGNGIKFTEEGQVQLSVTSHQSSTQNQQQIAFAVRDTGPGIVAEELENLFQPFVQTETGRNSGEGTGLGLPISRQFVQLMGGDLRVDSQVGRGTQFYFTITVLETKASDIQAEVLEKTAIAFAEGQPLYRAVVADDKWENRLVLRQMLEPFNMEIQDAENGREAIALWETWQPDLIWMDMRMPIMDGYKATQIIRDREALENRNRVAIVAVTASAFESEKVNVLAAGCDDFIRKPFRLEELCDRMTKHLGTKFIYAEHENTTEEETIALNPETFSQLPDLWRQQFYEAASSADDGEMMALIQHLDPAYQNLARSLSELVENFQLDRLLELSQSEVISRS